A single Candidatus Diapherotrites archaeon DNA region contains:
- a CDS encoding exosortase/archaeosortase family protein codes for MPKKIKIKKEKKRGKKKGFFSIEREDALKGGKFVLRILLFYLILLALSYFLVPLGLLEETIASHTNYFLGLAGIKGEVIKAVNESPAGIEFQKFNVEINYLCTGLLELTVLLAAIIATPYISSRKKIFGVMGAIIVSYIFNLARIVFTITAISSYSIKTAELTHDVLFRISLFIIVAGYYFVWLKIVSH; via the coding sequence ATGCCCAAAAAAATCAAAATTAAAAAGGAAAAAAAAAGGGGAAAAAAGAAAGGTTTTTTCAGCATTGAAAGAGAGGACGCACTCAAGGGCGGAAAATTTGTTTTACGAATCCTGCTCTTTTATTTGATACTGCTCGCGCTCTCATATTTTCTTGTTCCATTAGGTTTACTGGAAGAAACAATTGCTTCTCACACTAATTATTTTTTGGGCCTTGCAGGAATCAAAGGCGAAGTAATAAAAGCAGTGAATGAAAGCCCTGCTGGAATTGAATTCCAGAAATTCAATGTAGAAATAAATTACCTGTGCACTGGCCTCCTCGAGCTCACAGTGCTCTTGGCTGCAATAATTGCAACGCCTTACATAAGTTCAAGGAAAAAAATTTTTGGTGTGATGGGAGCCATAATTGTCTCCTATATATTCAATTTAGCCAGAATTGTCTTCACGATAACTGCAATAAGCTCTTACAGCATAAAGACAGCAGAACTGACCCATGACGTGCTTTTCAGGATTTCGCTCTTCATTATAGTGGCAGGCTACTATTTCGTTTGGCTCAAAATTGTCTCACATTGA
- a CDS encoding nucleotidyltransferase domain-containing protein, whose product MLILKSRQRILAEVARNPEIHVNALMKLVGSLRDIKGILNELEEANLIYSKQVGNIRQLFPVLDNPLSISAFELVEEQEKLSATSKFAVVKELIDRIDSFKKIFGSNLVSIVLFGSIARGHLTRASDIDILFIVKKADSTQKNRIIRLFQTISLNIGREATPLIIEENEFKRQLIKAASFAVQVQKERIILYNAKAFLLLQK is encoded by the coding sequence ATGTTGATTTTAAAGTCAAGGCAAAGAATTCTTGCGGAGGTTGCCAGGAACCCCGAAATTCACGTTAACGCTTTAATGAAATTGGTTGGTTCACTTAGAGATATTAAAGGCATCTTGAATGAATTGGAGGAAGCAAACCTTATTTATTCAAAGCAGGTTGGGAACATTAGGCAGCTTTTTCCAGTGCTAGACAATCCTTTGAGTATATCTGCTTTTGAGTTGGTTGAAGAGCAGGAAAAATTATCTGCTACCTCAAAGTTTGCAGTAGTTAAAGAATTGATTGATAGAATTGACTCCTTCAAAAAAATTTTTGGAAGCAATCTTGTTTCAATTGTTTTGTTTGGGTCAATTGCGAGAGGGCATTTAACCAGAGCATCGGACATTGATATTTTATTTATTGTCAAAAAAGCAGATTCAACCCAAAAAAACAGAATAATCAGGTTGTTTCAGACAATCAGCTTGAATATTGGAAGGGAGGCAACCCCTTTAATTATCGAAGAAAACGAATTCAAAAGGCAATTAATTAAAGCCGCCTCTTTTGCTGTGCAAGTTCAAAAGGAAAGGATTATTTTATACAATGCCAAGGCCTTCCTGTTGCTGCAGAAATAA